From the genome of Rhizobium binae, one region includes:
- a CDS encoding N-acyl amino acid synthase FeeM domain-containing protein has protein sequence MSDILFTRSDFSSKILEILDHVEYRRVESSEDMEEVERLRYKAYKAHGALSLAPEGLLDEVDFDSHAYIFGLYYYGELISTIRIHYVTPEHRVSRSGEAFPEAMDELLDAGLTLIDPARFAADPELTANMPWVPYLTLRPAIVAAAYFRADRVIQSVRPPHAAFYKRVFYADTIVPGRLAESYGVDVTLMATNVIEVGRKLLTRYPFFISSASEQRMMFSRNPNDTLPPLTIIPTARFVPQGELGTDLPL, from the coding sequence ATGTCAGACATACTTTTCACGCGTAGTGATTTCAGCAGCAAAATCCTGGAAATTTTGGACCATGTCGAATATCGCCGCGTTGAAAGCAGCGAAGACATGGAGGAGGTGGAACGCCTGCGCTACAAGGCTTACAAGGCCCACGGCGCGCTGTCGCTTGCGCCGGAAGGCCTATTGGACGAGGTCGATTTCGACAGCCATGCCTATATCTTCGGACTGTACTATTATGGTGAACTGATCAGTACGATCCGAATTCATTATGTGACACCCGAGCATCGTGTCAGCCGGTCCGGAGAAGCCTTTCCCGAGGCGATGGATGAGCTTTTGGATGCAGGGCTGACCTTGATCGACCCGGCGCGTTTCGCGGCCGATCCGGAACTCACCGCCAACATGCCGTGGGTTCCCTATCTGACGCTGAGACCCGCCATCGTTGCGGCTGCGTATTTCCGGGCGGACCGTGTAATTCAGTCGGTTCGGCCCCCGCATGCCGCTTTCTACAAACGGGTATTCTATGCCGATACCATTGTGCCCGGCCGGCTGGCGGAGAGTTACGGGGTTGACGTGACGCTGATGGCAACAAACGTCATCGAGGTCGGGCGCAAGCTTCTGACGCGTTATCCCTTCTTCATCTCCAGCGCCAGCGAGCAGCGCATGATGTTTTCGCGCAATCCGAATGACACGTTGCCGCCGCTCACCATTATCCCGACGGCGCGTTTCGTGCCGCAAGGCGAACTCGGCACCGACCTGCCGCTCTGA
- a CDS encoding putative bifunctional diguanylate cyclase/phosphodiesterase yields MKPDSPNRVPLDVYLSFVSSLSGNRMTLLVGVIVHVATCLAVAAKTQSSVYIPLSVAFLLVFSARMAIFRRFDRVDKERLSHADIERWERVLVASGACTTALLGFASGYAIFVVHDSFAELACISVTMATMVSVVGRNYGSRFAVDLQTFFCCLPMIVCSLLAMDFYRGVLSIFLIPFWLTTRAMANGVRDFLYENVIARREITIIADRFDTALNNMPHGLVMVDAENRVQVINRKACELLKIGAPERLKDRDLGAVLRYGARYSFMDASQPELILRQLTQVADGNLSRTLIHFPEDLSLEFSASRRADGGAVLIFEDVSSRVKAEQKIMHMVRFDALTGLPNREYFGQLVQEYLSRHPRKSGPLGFMVLDIDEFKHVNDMRGHVTGDHLLCAIAARIKQACGNAILGRLMGDQFILFFPHAKEPTALELSIRRVHAAIQGHYEVDELTFLVSLSAGYAILESSAFAMDEWSVKADLALFESKSRLKGGISGFEREMDGRYIEQQKLKADLREAVSAQALHLVFQPMFRADGTRIECAEALARWVHPEKGSIPPDVFIRLAEEMGIISDITRFVLFKACSECMTWPDHIAVSVNLSARDLRDADILSVVADALAHSGLDAARLHLEVTESCLIDEPQAVRAILAELRARGITIAIDDFGTGFSSLSYLDTLPLDIVKIDRSFVRNIVEDTRRLKLLRGTVNLARELGLKIVIEGVETEEQLALLNKHRSTDLVQGYVFSQPVPSQNIPLLQQGIGRRPVQRRRNKVA; encoded by the coding sequence ATGAAGCCAGATAGCCCGAACAGGGTCCCTTTAGACGTGTATCTATCGTTTGTGAGCTCCCTTTCCGGGAATCGCATGACGCTTCTCGTTGGCGTGATTGTGCATGTTGCGACATGCCTTGCCGTGGCCGCTAAAACGCAATCTTCGGTCTATATTCCGCTGTCGGTTGCCTTTCTTCTGGTTTTCAGCGCCCGCATGGCCATCTTCCGGCGGTTCGATCGTGTCGACAAGGAGAGATTGTCGCACGCGGATATCGAACGTTGGGAGCGGGTTCTCGTTGCCAGCGGGGCCTGCACCACCGCCCTGCTTGGCTTTGCCAGCGGCTACGCCATCTTCGTTGTCCATGATTCCTTTGCCGAGCTTGCCTGCATTTCGGTCACCATGGCGACGATGGTTTCCGTCGTCGGTCGCAACTACGGCTCGCGCTTCGCAGTCGACCTCCAGACGTTCTTCTGCTGTCTGCCGATGATCGTCTGCAGCCTGCTGGCGATGGATTTCTACCGGGGCGTGCTGTCGATCTTCCTCATCCCTTTCTGGCTGACGACGCGGGCGATGGCAAACGGCGTGCGCGACTTTCTTTACGAGAATGTCATCGCGCGCCGGGAAATCACGATCATTGCCGACCGTTTCGATACCGCGCTCAACAACATGCCGCATGGTCTCGTCATGGTCGATGCCGAAAACCGCGTGCAGGTCATCAACCGCAAGGCGTGCGAGCTTCTGAAGATCGGTGCGCCTGAGCGGCTGAAGGACCGCGATCTCGGCGCCGTGCTGCGTTACGGCGCCCGCTACAGCTTCATGGATGCCTCGCAGCCGGAGCTCATCCTGCGCCAGCTCACCCAGGTCGCCGACGGCAACCTGTCGCGCACACTCATTCATTTCCCTGAGGACCTGTCGCTTGAATTCTCTGCCAGCCGGAGGGCCGACGGCGGCGCCGTTCTGATCTTCGAAGACGTGTCGAGCCGGGTGAAGGCGGAACAGAAGATCATGCACATGGTCCGCTTCGATGCGCTGACCGGCCTGCCGAACCGTGAATATTTTGGTCAGCTGGTGCAGGAGTATCTCTCCAGGCACCCACGCAAGTCCGGACCGCTCGGCTTCATGGTTCTCGATATCGACGAGTTCAAACACGTCAACGACATGCGTGGTCACGTTACCGGCGACCATCTTCTCTGCGCCATCGCCGCCCGCATCAAGCAGGCTTGCGGCAATGCCATCCTCGGCCGGTTGATGGGCGATCAGTTCATCCTGTTCTTCCCGCATGCAAAGGAGCCCACCGCGCTCGAGCTCTCGATTCGCCGCGTGCACGCCGCGATCCAAGGCCATTACGAGGTCGACGAGCTCACCTTCCTCGTTTCGCTCAGCGCCGGCTACGCGATCCTCGAAAGCTCGGCCTTTGCCATGGACGAATGGAGCGTCAAGGCGGATCTTGCGCTCTTCGAAAGCAAGTCCCGGCTCAAGGGCGGCATATCCGGTTTCGAGCGGGAGATGGACGGGCGCTATATCGAGCAGCAGAAGCTGAAGGCTGACCTGCGCGAAGCGGTTTCGGCGCAGGCGCTGCATCTCGTTTTCCAGCCGATGTTCCGGGCGGATGGCACACGGATAGAATGCGCCGAGGCGCTGGCCCGCTGGGTGCATCCGGAGAAGGGCTCGATCCCGCCCGACGTGTTCATCCGGCTTGCCGAAGAGATGGGCATTATCTCCGACATCACCCGTTTCGTCCTGTTCAAGGCCTGCAGCGAGTGCATGACCTGGCCGGATCATATCGCCGTTTCGGTCAACCTCTCGGCGCGCGATCTGCGCGATGCCGATATCCTTTCCGTGGTTGCCGATGCGCTCGCTCATTCCGGTCTCGATGCGGCGCGGCTGCATCTCGAAGTCACCGAAAGCTGCCTGATCGACGAGCCGCAGGCCGTGCGCGCCATCCTGGCGGAACTGAGGGCCCGCGGCATCACCATCGCCATCGACGATTTCGGCACCGGTTTCTCCAGCCTCAGCTATCTCGACACGCTGCCGCTCGATATCGTCAAGATCGACCGTTCCTTCGTGCGCAACATTGTCGAGGATACCCGCCGTCTCAAGCTGTTGCGCGGCACGGTCAATCTCGCCCGCGAGCTCGGCCTGAAAATCGTCATCGAGGGCGTCGAGACCGAGGAGCAGCTCGCGCTGCTCAACAAGCACCGCAGCACCGATCTCGTCCAGGGCTATGTTTTCTCTCAGCCGGTGCCTTCCCAGAACATCCCGCTGTTGCAGCAGGGCATCGGCCGCCGCCCCGTCCAGCGCCGGCGCAACAAGGTCGCCTGA
- a CDS encoding TRAP transporter small permease subunit, with protein sequence MSGLLAASRLIDSLSRMMGKLSEYMVLFCCLISAGNAIVRYAFNYSSNGWLEIQWYLFAFVVMLGASHALRNNEHVRVDLIYGAVSDKAKIWIDIVGLILFLIPVCIFLTWLCWPFFALSYRQGEISGNAGGLIRWPVKLILVAGFGLLSLQGLSELIKRIAALTGHISIDTKYEKPLQ encoded by the coding sequence ATGTCGGGACTTCTGGCGGCAAGCCGACTGATCGATTCGCTCAGTCGGATGATGGGCAAACTTTCCGAATATATGGTACTGTTCTGTTGTCTGATCAGCGCCGGAAATGCCATCGTTCGCTATGCCTTCAACTATAGTTCGAACGGCTGGCTGGAGATTCAGTGGTATCTCTTCGCCTTTGTCGTCATGCTCGGCGCCTCGCATGCACTGCGTAACAATGAGCATGTCCGCGTCGACCTGATCTACGGCGCCGTGTCCGACAAGGCGAAGATCTGGATCGATATCGTCGGCCTCATCCTGTTCCTCATCCCCGTCTGCATCTTCCTCACCTGGCTCTGCTGGCCCTTCTTTGCACTGTCTTACAGACAGGGGGAAATATCGGGCAATGCCGGCGGACTGATCCGCTGGCCCGTCAAGCTGATCCTGGTCGCCGGTTTCGGACTTTTGTCTCTTCAAGGCCTTTCCGAACTGATCAAGCGGATCGCCGCCCTCACCGGCCATATCAGCATCGACACGAAATACGAAAAGCCGCTGCAATAG
- a CDS encoding TRAP transporter large permease translates to MFDFGIIPPAMFLGMVIFMLYGFPVAFSLAAVGLFFGIIGIATGHFSEAFLQALPLRFFGIVSNDLLLAIPFFTFMGAVLERCGLAEDLLEGTGKLFGGIPGGLAYAVILVGAVLGAITGTVAASVITMGVISLPIMLRYGYSPRLATGVIAASGTITQVIPPSLVLVVLADQLGRSVGDMYLGAIGPSILQVGIFVLFILVMSIIQPKSMPPLPKEVRGDLNWALLAKVLMGMVPSIVLIFLVLGTIFMGLATPTEAGALGVVGAMLLAAMNRRLTWPLIREAMTSTTHITSMVVMILIGSTCFSLVFQGMDGSRWIEHMLLGIPGGPVGFLIFANIFIFVLAFFLDFFEIAFIVIPMLAPVASSLGIDLIWFGVLICVNMQTSFMHPPFGFALFYLRSIASKDVKTSDIYMGALPWVGMQIILVAIVIFWPQSVTYWLDHGPKVDPNSIKIEVPGFGGQLGLPPVGGGGNGAPQIPGLNLPPLGLPGAPPPPAK, encoded by the coding sequence TTGTTTGATTTCGGCATCATTCCGCCGGCCATGTTCCTTGGCATGGTCATCTTCATGCTCTACGGCTTTCCGGTGGCCTTTTCGCTCGCCGCCGTCGGCTTGTTCTTCGGCATCATCGGTATCGCCACCGGCCATTTCAGCGAAGCCTTTCTGCAGGCGCTGCCGCTGCGCTTTTTCGGCATCGTCTCCAACGACCTCCTGCTCGCCATTCCCTTCTTCACCTTCATGGGTGCGGTGCTGGAACGCTGCGGCCTTGCCGAGGATCTGCTCGAAGGCACCGGCAAGCTCTTTGGTGGCATTCCCGGCGGCCTCGCCTATGCCGTCATCCTGGTCGGCGCCGTGCTCGGCGCCATCACCGGCACGGTGGCCGCCTCCGTCATCACCATGGGCGTGATCTCGCTTCCGATCATGCTGCGCTACGGTTACAGCCCGCGCCTTGCCACCGGCGTTATCGCCGCCTCCGGCACCATCACCCAGGTGATTCCGCCCTCGCTCGTGCTCGTCGTCCTCGCCGACCAGCTCGGCAGGTCGGTCGGCGATATGTATCTCGGCGCAATCGGTCCCTCGATCCTGCAGGTGGGGATCTTCGTGCTCTTCATCCTTGTCATGTCGATCATCCAGCCGAAATCGATGCCGCCGCTGCCGAAAGAGGTCCGCGGCGATCTCAACTGGGCGCTGCTCGCCAAAGTGCTGATGGGCATGGTGCCATCGATCGTGCTGATCTTCCTCGTTCTCGGCACGATCTTCATGGGGCTTGCGACGCCGACGGAAGCCGGCGCGCTCGGCGTCGTCGGCGCCATGCTGCTCGCCGCCATGAATCGCCGCCTCACTTGGCCGTTGATCCGTGAGGCGATGACGTCGACCACCCACATCACCTCGATGGTGGTGATGATCCTGATCGGTTCCACCTGTTTCAGCCTGGTCTTCCAGGGCATGGACGGTTCGCGCTGGATCGAGCACATGTTGTTGGGCATCCCAGGCGGCCCGGTCGGCTTCCTGATCTTCGCCAACATCTTCATCTTCGTGCTCGCCTTCTTCCTCGATTTCTTCGAGATCGCCTTTATCGTCATTCCGATGCTCGCCCCCGTCGCTTCCAGCCTCGGCATCGACCTGATCTGGTTCGGCGTGCTGATCTGCGTCAACATGCAGACGAGCTTCATGCATCCGCCCTTCGGTTTCGCACTCTTCTATCTGCGCTCGATTGCCAGCAAGGACGTCAAGACATCCGATATCTATATGGGCGCGCTTCCCTGGGTCGGCATGCAGATCATCCTGGTGGCAATCGTAATCTTCTGGCCGCAGTCGGTCACCTACTGGTTGGACCATGGCCCGAAGGTCGATCCGAATTCGATCAAGATCGAGGTGCCGGGCTTCGGCGGCCAGCTCGGTCTGCCGCCAGTGGGCGGTGGCGGCAATGGCGCGCCGCAGATCCCCGGCTTGAACCTGCCGCCGCTCGGCTTGCCGGGAGCCCCGCCGCCACCCGCGAAATAA
- a CDS encoding TRAP transporter substrate-binding protein: MDRRSFFKKAGTAGAGAVAATALAAPAIAQENPKIAWRMTSSFPKSLDTIYGGAEDIAKHVAAATDGNFTIQPFAAGEVVPGLQAVDAVAAGTVEAAHTTSYYFVGKDPAYAFGTAIPFGLNSRLTNAWFYEGNGNTLMNEFYATQGMYALPAGNTGAQMGGWFRKEINTLDDLKGVKMRIAGLAGRVMEKVGVIPQQIAGGDIYPALEKGTIDAAEFVGPYDDLKLGFHKVAKYYYYPGWWEGGPTVHAFFNLDKWSNLPKHYQAALTDACAFANTNMLAKYDTKNPTALKQLVAEGATLRPFSQEIMEACFQAAMGIYGEISANNQYFKKIYEDQTAFKRDAYLWMQLSEYTFDTFMMIQQRAGKL; encoded by the coding sequence ATGGATCGTCGTTCGTTTTTCAAGAAGGCGGGAACCGCCGGGGCCGGCGCGGTCGCCGCAACGGCATTGGCAGCACCTGCGATCGCGCAAGAGAATCCGAAGATCGCGTGGCGCATGACGTCGTCGTTTCCGAAGAGCTTGGATACGATCTATGGCGGTGCCGAAGACATCGCCAAGCACGTTGCCGCCGCGACCGACGGCAATTTCACCATCCAGCCTTTCGCGGCCGGTGAAGTCGTGCCGGGCCTGCAGGCCGTCGATGCGGTGGCCGCAGGGACCGTCGAGGCAGCCCACACCACCTCCTATTATTTCGTCGGTAAGGATCCGGCCTACGCCTTCGGAACAGCCATCCCGTTTGGATTGAACAGCCGCCTGACCAATGCCTGGTTCTACGAAGGCAATGGCAATACGCTGATGAACGAGTTCTACGCCACGCAGGGCATGTATGCCCTGCCGGCCGGCAATACCGGCGCACAGATGGGCGGCTGGTTCCGCAAGGAAATCAATACGCTCGATGACCTGAAGGGCGTCAAGATGCGCATCGCCGGTCTGGCCGGCCGGGTCATGGAAAAGGTCGGCGTCATCCCGCAGCAGATCGCCGGCGGCGACATCTACCCGGCGCTCGAAAAGGGCACGATCGATGCGGCGGAATTCGTCGGCCCCTATGACGATCTGAAGCTCGGCTTCCACAAGGTGGCGAAGTATTACTATTATCCGGGCTGGTGGGAAGGCGGCCCGACGGTGCATGCGTTCTTCAATCTGGATAAATGGAGCAACCTGCCGAAGCATTATCAGGCAGCGCTCACCGACGCTTGCGCCTTCGCCAACACCAACATGCTGGCGAAATACGACACGAAGAACCCGACGGCGCTCAAGCAGCTCGTCGCCGAAGGGGCGACACTGCGCCCGTTCAGCCAGGAAATCATGGAAGCCTGCTTCCAGGCGGCCATGGGCATCTACGGCGAAATCTCGGCCAACAACCAGTATTTCAAAAAGATCTACGAGGACCAGACCGCCTTCAAGCGCGACGCCTATCTGTGGATGCAGCTGTCGGAATACACGTTTGATACGTTCATGATGATCCAGCAGCGGGCCGGCAAGCTTTAA
- a CDS encoding gamma-glutamyl-gamma-aminobutyrate hydrolase family protein, whose amino-acid sequence MTKPIVAIPADIRSFDGASWHAVQHQYLSAALNAAGVMAFIIPAFEAGYDTDAILDRVDGLLVSGSASNVHPSLYGAEASDKDGPFDPARDATSLPLIRRAIDRAIPLLAICRGIQELNVALGGSLASEIHEQPGIWDHRRPEGVDRDGMYAIRQTVHVREGSCIAGILGPGDIRVNSLHRQAIARTAPRLQVEATAEDGTVEAVSVIDAKAFAVGVQWHPEYWAETDKTSNRLFAAFGDAVRDYAVAKPPVTAAPAIA is encoded by the coding sequence ATGACGAAACCGATCGTTGCCATTCCTGCCGATATCCGCAGCTTCGACGGCGCGAGCTGGCACGCCGTGCAGCATCAATATCTCAGTGCCGCATTGAATGCGGCCGGCGTCATGGCTTTTATCATCCCGGCTTTCGAGGCGGGCTACGACACCGACGCAATCCTCGACCGCGTCGATGGTCTGCTGGTATCGGGCTCGGCCAGCAATGTGCATCCTTCGCTTTACGGCGCTGAGGCGAGTGACAAGGACGGTCCCTTCGATCCCGCCCGTGACGCGACAAGCCTGCCGCTCATCCGCCGCGCCATCGATCGCGCCATCCCGCTGCTCGCCATCTGCCGCGGCATTCAGGAGTTGAATGTCGCTCTCGGCGGCTCGCTGGCAAGCGAGATCCACGAGCAGCCCGGCATCTGGGACCATCGCCGGCCGGAAGGCGTCGACCGTGACGGCATGTACGCCATCCGCCAGACAGTCCACGTCAGGGAAGGTTCCTGCATTGCCGGCATCCTTGGCCCGGGCGATATCCGCGTCAATTCGCTGCATCGCCAGGCGATCGCCAGGACCGCGCCGCGCCTGCAGGTGGAAGCCACTGCCGAGGACGGCACCGTGGAGGCCGTTTCCGTCATCGATGCCAAGGCCTTCGCCGTCGGCGTGCAATGGCATCCGGAATATTGGGCCGAAACCGACAAGACGTCGAACCGGCTGTTTGCCGCCTTCGGCGATGCCGTCCGCGACTACGCTGTCGCCAAACCGCCAGTGACCGCGGCGCCGGCAATCGCCTGA
- a CDS encoding 2-hydroxyacid dehydrogenase: MSRIAILVPGKIHERVLERLKDRFEIIAVAREEKLALDGETARHIRGVAVSGAFPGRWMDQLPGVEVIASFGVGYDGMDVKRAAEKGIVVTNTPDVLNDEVADTAIGLLLNTIRELPRAEAWLRAGNWKSGTAYPLSRFSLKGRHVGLYGLGRIGLEIARRLEPFKVKISYHTRSRHADAPYDYYPTLKGLAEAVDTLIAIVPKTPQTHKTIDGDILAALGPNGILINVGRGWTVDEEALSAALASGALGGAGLDVFYDEPTVPATLMEAANAVLLPHVASASEPTRNAMAHLVADNLIAWFERGAALTPVPETPQKAERN, translated from the coding sequence ATGTCCCGCATCGCCATTCTCGTTCCTGGGAAGATACACGAGCGTGTTCTCGAAAGACTGAAGGATCGTTTTGAGATCATTGCCGTCGCCCGCGAGGAAAAGCTGGCGCTCGACGGCGAGACCGCCAGGCACATCCGCGGCGTCGCCGTCTCCGGCGCCTTCCCCGGCCGCTGGATGGATCAGTTGCCGGGCGTCGAAGTGATCGCCAGTTTTGGCGTCGGTTATGACGGCATGGATGTGAAACGGGCAGCCGAAAAGGGCATCGTGGTCACCAATACGCCAGACGTTCTGAACGACGAGGTTGCCGACACGGCGATTGGCCTGCTCCTGAACACGATCCGCGAATTGCCGCGGGCCGAAGCCTGGCTGCGTGCGGGCAACTGGAAGTCGGGCACGGCCTATCCGTTGTCGCGTTTCTCGCTCAAGGGCCGTCATGTCGGGCTCTACGGCCTCGGCCGCATCGGGCTCGAGATTGCCAGACGGCTGGAGCCGTTCAAGGTGAAGATCAGTTATCACACGCGCTCGCGTCACGCCGATGCGCCCTATGACTATTACCCGACGTTGAAGGGACTGGCGGAGGCGGTGGACACATTGATCGCCATCGTTCCGAAGACCCCGCAGACGCATAAGACGATCGATGGCGATATCCTCGCCGCGCTCGGTCCGAACGGCATCCTCATCAATGTCGGCCGCGGCTGGACGGTGGATGAAGAGGCGCTGAGTGCCGCCCTTGCATCGGGTGCGCTCGGTGGGGCTGGTCTGGACGTCTTCTATGACGAGCCGACCGTGCCGGCGACGCTCATGGAAGCGGCGAATGCCGTGCTGCTGCCGCACGTCGCCTCAGCCTCCGAGCCCACACGCAACGCCATGGCCCATCTCGTCGCCGACAATCTGATCGCCTGGTTCGAAAGGGGGGCGGCGCTGACGCCGGTGCCGGAGACGCCGCAAAAGGCCGAGCGAAACTGA
- a CDS encoding LacI family DNA-binding transcriptional regulator, translating to MVQKIKLSTIAETLGISTATVSLALRDSPLVAGNTREKIKEQARALGYIYNRRAASLRTSRSGIIGVVVHDIMNPFYGEILKAIESELDRSRHTFILSNHYDNVEKQRTFIETLLQLGGDGVIMSPAIGTPPEDLQLAEENGMPAILVARSMDGLELPTYRGDDSYGISLATNHLIGLGHRSIAMIGGTDQTSTGRDRYQGYVNALRKAGIEVDPNLRIPGPRSKQGGFEAAVHFLSLPQQPTAAVCWNDLVAIGLMNGIARAGLVPGRDISVTGYDDLEEASIATPALTTVWNGQTEVGRLAARALLDRLAGSHEPDGMHLIKPEMRIRQSTSPHRPRA from the coding sequence GTGGTCCAGAAGATCAAGCTTTCGACAATCGCCGAGACGCTCGGCATTTCAACCGCGACGGTCTCGCTTGCCTTGCGCGACAGTCCGCTCGTCGCCGGCAATACCCGGGAAAAGATCAAGGAACAGGCGCGCGCGCTCGGCTATATTTATAATCGCCGCGCCGCCAGCCTTCGCACCTCGCGCTCCGGCATCATCGGCGTCGTCGTTCACGACATCATGAACCCGTTCTACGGCGAGATCCTGAAGGCGATCGAAAGCGAGCTCGATCGCAGCCGCCACACCTTCATCCTTTCCAATCATTACGACAACGTCGAAAAGCAGCGCACCTTCATCGAGACGCTGCTGCAGCTCGGCGGCGACGGCGTCATCATGTCGCCGGCGATCGGCACGCCGCCGGAAGATCTGCAGCTGGCGGAGGAAAACGGCATGCCGGCAATCCTCGTCGCCCGCTCGATGGACGGTCTGGAGCTGCCGACCTATCGCGGTGACGACAGCTACGGCATTTCGCTGGCCACCAACCACCTGATCGGCCTAGGTCACCGCTCGATCGCGATGATCGGCGGCACGGACCAGACGTCCACCGGCCGCGACCGCTACCAGGGTTATGTCAATGCGCTGCGCAAGGCGGGCATCGAAGTCGATCCGAACCTGCGCATTCCCGGCCCTCGCTCGAAGCAGGGCGGTTTCGAGGCGGCGGTGCACTTCCTCTCGCTGCCGCAGCAGCCGACGGCGGCCGTCTGCTGGAACGATCTTGTCGCAATCGGCCTGATGAACGGCATTGCCCGTGCCGGCCTGGTGCCGGGGCGCGACATTTCCGTCACCGGTTATGACGATCTCGAGGAGGCCTCGATCGCCACGCCGGCGCTGACAACCGTCTGGAACGGCCAGACCGAAGTCGGCCGCCTGGCTGCGCGCGCGCTTCTCGATCGTCTCGCCGGCAGCCACGAACCTGACGGCATGCATCTGATCAAGCCGGAAATGCGCATCCGCCAGTCGACCAGTCCCCATCGGCCCCGCGCCTGA